One window of Paenibacillus sp. JQZ6Y-1 genomic DNA carries:
- a CDS encoding amidase family protein, protein MNIDQWIIEADISAMQQALESGSITSEQLTKVYIQRIHRLNPQLRVVLEINPDALEIAIALDEERKQQGVRGLLHGIPILLKDNIDTADKMHTSAGAIALENSIAMTDSAVAANLRAAGAILLGKANMTEWASFMSPKMWAGYSSRGGLTLNPYGPGELFVGGSSSGSAVAVATNLAAPAIGTETSGSIISPASQNSVVGLKPTVGLVSQQGIIPITFTQDTAGPMGRTVTDVAFVLGGLVEKDGQSSTANTAEIRAYEDYTPFLDISFLQQARIGIPRTYMNELDEARLHIFEAAITVLKEAGATIVDPVHLPCEQAQWNADVLRYEFKYALNAYLEKLREDVPVHSLQDVIAFNEQYGERALKYGQNTLYWSEETSGTLQEKEYLDSLKYNAEMARTKGIDYALQEHHLDALMFLGDMGSDLAARAGYPMITVPGGYADTGVVAPGGYVTKGPHGISFIGTAWSEPTLIKIAFVFEQMTKHRVMLELDEF, encoded by the coding sequence ATGAATATAGATCAATGGATAATTGAAGCAGATATATCTGCCATGCAGCAAGCGCTGGAGTCGGGCAGCATCACGTCTGAGCAATTGACGAAAGTGTACATACAGCGAATACATAGGCTGAATCCTCAGCTTCGCGTTGTCTTGGAAATCAATCCAGATGCGCTGGAGATTGCTATAGCTCTAGATGAAGAAAGAAAACAGCAAGGAGTTAGAGGACTGTTGCACGGCATCCCGATCCTGCTCAAAGACAATATTGATACAGCCGACAAGATGCACACGAGCGCAGGTGCTATCGCGTTGGAGAACTCTATTGCAATGACAGATTCGGCGGTCGCTGCCAATCTGCGCGCCGCAGGTGCTATTTTACTAGGAAAAGCGAATATGACGGAATGGGCGAGCTTTATGTCTCCAAAGATGTGGGCAGGATACAGCTCGCGTGGTGGATTGACGCTAAATCCGTACGGACCTGGCGAACTGTTTGTCGGTGGATCGAGTTCTGGTTCAGCGGTAGCGGTGGCGACGAATTTGGCAGCACCGGCAATTGGTACGGAAACATCCGGCTCGATTATTAGTCCAGCGAGTCAAAATAGCGTAGTGGGCTTGAAGCCTACAGTGGGGCTTGTGAGTCAGCAGGGTATCATCCCAATTACCTTTACACAGGATACAGCCGGACCAATGGGACGAACGGTGACGGATGTTGCGTTTGTATTGGGTGGTTTGGTGGAAAAGGATGGGCAGAGTAGTACAGCAAATACTGCCGAGATTCGTGCGTATGAAGATTACACCCCTTTTTTGGATATAAGCTTTTTGCAGCAAGCACGGATTGGTATACCGAGAACGTATATGAATGAGTTGGACGAAGCAAGACTACATATATTTGAAGCCGCGATTACGGTATTGAAGGAAGCAGGAGCAACGATTGTTGATCCAGTGCACCTTCCATGTGAGCAGGCGCAGTGGAATGCAGATGTGCTGCGGTATGAGTTTAAATATGCGCTGAATGCGTATTTGGAAAAGCTGCGGGAAGATGTGCCAGTGCATTCGTTGCAGGATGTGATTGCTTTTAACGAGCAGTATGGCGAGCGTGCATTAAAGTATGGGCAAAATACGCTGTATTGGTCGGAGGAGACGAGCGGGACATTGCAGGAGAAGGAGTATTTGGATAGTTTGAAGTACAATGCGGAGATGGCACGGACAAAAGGTATTGATTATGCGCTGCAAGAGCATCATTTGGATGCGTTGATGTTTCTAGGGGATATGGGAAGTGATCTTGCTGCTCGGGCAGGGTATCCGATGATTACAGTCCCTGGCGGATATGCGGATACTGGTGTAGTGGCTCCGGGTGGATATGTGACAAAGGGACCACATGGTATATCGTTTATAGGTACGGCTTGGAGTGAGCCGACTTTGATTAAGATTGCGTTTGTATTTGAGCAGATGACGAAGCACCGGGTTATGCTGGAGCTAGATGAGTTTTGA
- a CDS encoding mechanosensitive ion channel family protein has product MDLIRQQLQHLGMNDAVIGYAANSIMILFIAVVCILANWITQKIVLKTIIHIANNNRYTWDDIIVEKKVFHKLSHLVPAIIIYYAASVFPSYQELIEKAAMTYMIVVAITVFDALLNAFDAIYRSFEVSKIRPIRGYIQVAKIVLFIIGGIIVISNLIGQNPLIILSGLGALSAVLMLIFKDSILGLVAGIQLSSNDMVRVGDWIEMPKYNADGDVIDITLNTVKVMNFDKTITMIPSYALISDSFRNWRGMQVSGGRRIKRSVQIDTSSITFCTPEMIQEFRKIHYLVDYLDSKVAEIEAYNAERQINRESKVNGRQLTNIGVFREYVYRYLKNHPGIHSNMTLIVRQLAPADNGLPLEIYAFSSDTTWAVYEGVQADIFDHIFAVAPTFGLRTFQNPTGHDIGRLKEKSLLVQGD; this is encoded by the coding sequence ATGGATTTGATCAGACAACAGCTTCAACATTTGGGCATGAATGACGCGGTGATTGGTTATGCTGCCAATAGTATTATGATACTGTTCATCGCCGTCGTTTGTATTCTTGCCAACTGGATTACGCAGAAAATCGTGCTTAAAACGATTATACACATCGCCAACAACAATCGGTATACATGGGACGACATCATTGTGGAGAAAAAGGTCTTTCACAAGCTGTCCCATCTCGTACCAGCGATTATTATTTACTATGCCGCATCGGTCTTCCCATCGTATCAAGAGCTGATCGAAAAAGCTGCAATGACGTATATGATTGTGGTGGCGATTACGGTATTCGATGCGCTGCTGAATGCCTTTGATGCGATCTATCGTTCGTTTGAAGTATCCAAGATTCGTCCGATTCGTGGGTACATTCAGGTGGCGAAGATTGTGTTGTTTATTATCGGGGGCATCATTGTTATCTCGAATCTGATCGGGCAAAATCCGCTTATTATTCTCAGCGGACTTGGCGCGCTGTCGGCGGTGTTGATGCTCATTTTCAAGGATTCGATTCTCGGTTTGGTTGCTGGTATCCAGCTGTCATCCAACGATATGGTACGGGTGGGTGACTGGATTGAGATGCCCAAGTACAATGCCGATGGCGATGTGATCGACATTACGCTGAATACGGTGAAGGTAATGAATTTTGATAAGACGATTACGATGATTCCGAGCTATGCTCTGATCTCGGATTCGTTTCGCAACTGGCGCGGGATGCAGGTGTCGGGTGGTCGGCGGATCAAGCGCAGTGTGCAGATCGATACGAGCAGTATTACCTTTTGCACACCAGAGATGATCCAAGAATTTCGGAAAATTCATTATCTCGTCGATTATCTGGATAGCAAGGTAGCGGAGATTGAGGCGTACAATGCAGAGCGTCAGATTAACCGGGAGAGTAAGGTGAATGGAAGACAACTGACGAATATTGGGGTGTTTCGGGAATATGTGTATCGGTATCTCAAAAACCATCCGGGTATTCACAGCAATATGACGCTGATCGTGCGTCAATTGGCGCCTGCGGATAATGGGCTGCCGCTGGAGATTTATGCGTTCAGCAGCGATACGACGTGGGCGGTGTATGAAGGGGTGCAGGCAGATATTTTTGACCATATCTTCGCGGTGGCTCCAACGTTTGGACTGCGCACATTCCAGAATCCGACTGGGCATGATATTGGGCGGCTCAAGGAGAAGTCACTGTTGGTGCAAGGGGATTGA
- a CDS encoding TFIIB-type zinc ribbon-containing protein, producing the protein MPVIDYKCPNCGSSMMFDSNTGMLSCPSCGRQDNIEQLPDPLKKVVFTGDEVKEYHCPNCGADLVTEPETSATTCSFCGSPVVLSERLSGQLAPVSVIPFSISKQQAEQAFKKWCRNGLLTPAGFMSADRIKSMTGMYVPFWLYELHNIAEARGHATRVRSYTQGDYHYTETQHYEFYRRMRLHYVNLPVDASEKMNDQLMDKLEPFPYAQLKDFKTPYLAGYIAEKYNYDDNDLLPRAKDKTIPYIDSSIASTVTGYSSVSYTDRQVDTTVRRADYVLLPVWMVNYDFDHKEYLFAMNGQTGKVVGKPPLSKGKIFAWFAGISAVSLVCLKTVSWALGGGFF; encoded by the coding sequence ATGCCCGTTATTGATTACAAATGTCCCAACTGCGGCAGCAGCATGATGTTCGATAGCAATACTGGTATGCTGTCCTGTCCAAGCTGCGGCAGGCAGGATAATATCGAACAGCTGCCCGATCCATTGAAAAAGGTCGTCTTTACTGGCGACGAAGTAAAAGAATACCACTGTCCGAACTGCGGCGCTGATCTGGTGACCGAGCCGGAGACGAGTGCAACGACGTGTAGCTTTTGCGGTTCACCTGTGGTGCTGAGTGAGCGGTTAAGTGGTCAGCTTGCGCCAGTGAGTGTGATTCCTTTTTCCATTAGTAAGCAGCAAGCAGAGCAGGCATTCAAGAAATGGTGTCGTAACGGACTGCTTACGCCAGCTGGCTTTATGTCTGCCGACCGGATCAAAAGCATGACTGGCATGTATGTGCCATTCTGGTTATATGAGTTACATAATATTGCGGAGGCGCGCGGGCATGCGACCCGAGTGCGCAGCTACACGCAGGGCGATTATCATTACACGGAAACCCAGCACTACGAGTTTTACCGACGTATGCGGCTGCACTACGTCAATCTGCCCGTCGATGCCTCCGAGAAAATGAACGACCAGCTCATGGATAAGCTGGAGCCTTTTCCATATGCTCAATTAAAGGACTTTAAAACGCCATATCTGGCGGGCTATATTGCTGAAAAATACAACTACGACGATAACGATCTATTACCGCGTGCCAAGGACAAAACAATTCCATATATTGATTCATCTATTGCCTCTACCGTTACGGGCTATTCCAGCGTGAGCTATACCGACCGACAGGTGGACACGACGGTGCGGCGTGCAGATTATGTGCTGCTGCCAGTGTGGATGGTGAATTATGACTTTGACCACAAAGAATATCTGTTTGCGATGAATGGTCAGACTGGCAAGGTGGTCGGCAAGCCGCCACTCAGCAAGGGCAAGATATTTGCTTGGTTTGCTGGAATTAGCGCTGTATCGCTCGTATGTCTGAAGACCGTTTCTTGGGCGCTGGGAGGTGGATTCTTTTGA
- a CDS encoding PspA/IM30 family protein: MSIWSRFRDVMKANLHSILERSDDPERTARQYMQQLTSDIGQVKAETAAVLAEESRSKRALDESSGEIAKLQRYAEKSVQNGDSDGALRFLEKKEQLAQKHSELQAAHERAAAKADVMRQMQIKLTSDLNTLQTRYADIQSKLNQAQTLQQSTNANTFAGASDALNSMQQKANQALNEAEALAEVRGSAQPEEDLDVLIARLEQQMNAQPDNMSTTAATPQDELAAIQQQYKG, translated from the coding sequence ATGAGTATTTGGAGTAGGTTTAGAGACGTAATGAAGGCGAATCTGCACAGCATACTAGAGCGGTCGGATGATCCTGAGCGCACGGCAAGGCAATATATGCAGCAGCTAACGAGCGATATAGGACAGGTGAAGGCGGAGACGGCAGCCGTGCTGGCGGAGGAAAGTCGCAGCAAGCGCGCGCTCGACGAGAGTAGCGGGGAGATTGCCAAATTACAACGGTATGCCGAGAAGTCGGTGCAAAATGGTGATTCGGATGGCGCACTTCGTTTTCTGGAAAAGAAAGAGCAGCTGGCGCAAAAGCATAGCGAGCTACAAGCCGCTCATGAACGTGCAGCCGCTAAGGCAGATGTAATGCGGCAGATGCAGATCAAGCTGACGAGCGATCTGAACACCCTACAAACTCGCTACGCCGACATCCAAAGCAAGCTAAACCAAGCGCAAACGCTTCAGCAAAGCACTAACGCTAACACCTTCGCTGGCGCTAGCGATGCGCTGAATAGTATGCAGCAAAAGGCGAATCAAGCACTTAACGAAGCGGAAGCGCTCGCTGAAGTGCGCGGTAGCGCTCAGCCGGAGGAAGATCTGGATGTGCTGATTGCCCGCTTGGAGCAGCAAATGAACGCACAACCTGACAATATGAGTACGACTGCAGCTACACCACAGGACGAATTAGCCGCGATCCAACAACAATACAAAGGCTAG
- a CDS encoding cobalamin-independent methionine synthase II family protein encodes MSDKFQIVGSLLRPAELLEYKTQIEHRDDIQYPFYQEFDGYQQCEDRAIQSVIEKEIQNDLSIITDGEYSKSMWHLDFVWGFDGVERYIADHGYFFRDTDGSSKYETRKDIGLRITGELSGKNHHFIEVYKKLQERAGDRETKLCVPSPSHIFGELSWSDNIGGTDSVYKDTKELKAGLVKAYKEFVDDFAAAGGKILQFDDCLWELFADDNPNSPYTGEHINQEEVQALATEFIDISNIIIDYGHSLGLKMWTHNCRGNYDSRNMGGGSYVKIANLFLKQLKYDRFFLEWDDDRAGSLEALAVFKDKPNTEVVLGLLSSKTSTLDDEERVLRLLDEASNIIEKDRLLLSHQCGFASCDGGNELTEAEQWAKINQGQRIAKQYWNQ; translated from the coding sequence ATGAGTGATAAATTCCAAATCGTAGGCAGCCTGCTTCGTCCGGCTGAACTGTTAGAATACAAAACCCAAATCGAGCACCGCGATGACATCCAGTACCCGTTCTACCAGGAATTCGATGGCTACCAGCAGTGCGAGGACCGCGCCATCCAATCCGTAATCGAAAAAGAAATCCAAAATGATCTCTCCATCATCACCGACGGTGAATATTCCAAATCCATGTGGCATCTGGACTTTGTCTGGGGCTTTGATGGCGTGGAGCGTTATATTGCAGATCATGGCTACTTTTTCCGTGATACGGACGGTAGCTCGAAGTACGAGACGCGTAAAGATATCGGTCTACGTATCACAGGCGAGCTGAGCGGCAAAAATCACCACTTTATCGAGGTATACAAAAAGCTGCAGGAGCGTGCAGGCGATCGTGAAACCAAGCTATGCGTGCCTTCGCCATCTCATATCTTCGGCGAACTATCCTGGTCGGATAATATCGGTGGTACGGACTCGGTATACAAGGATACGAAGGAACTGAAGGCTGGACTGGTGAAAGCATATAAAGAATTTGTAGATGATTTTGCGGCTGCGGGCGGCAAAATTCTGCAATTCGACGATTGCTTGTGGGAGCTATTTGCGGATGACAATCCGAACTCTCCGTATACAGGTGAGCATATCAATCAGGAGGAAGTACAAGCGCTGGCGACGGAGTTTATCGATATTAGCAATATTATCATCGACTACGGTCACAGTCTCGGTCTGAAAATGTGGACGCACAACTGCCGCGGTAACTACGATTCCCGTAATATGGGTGGTGGTTCGTATGTGAAGATCGCGAATTTGTTCCTGAAGCAACTCAAATACGACCGTTTCTTCCTCGAATGGGATGATGATCGTGCGGGTTCTCTGGAAGCGCTGGCTGTGTTTAAGGATAAGCCTAATACGGAAGTGGTGCTGGGTTTGCTGTCTTCCAAAACAAGCACACTGGACGATGAAGAGCGTGTACTGCGTTTGTTGGATGAAGCGTCTAATATTATTGAAAAAGATCGTTTGCTATTGTCTCACCAGTGCGGCTTTGCTTCCTGTGATGGTGGTAATGAGCTGACCGAGGCGGAACAGTGGGCGAAAATTAATCAAGGGCAACGGATTGCGAAGCAGTATTGGAATCAGTGA
- a CDS encoding SMI1/KNR4 family protein has product MNISKIKQLLTSNEVSLHPGLSDETIHTIETFYQFRFPPDLRQLLSQVQPTGRGFPIWGDFSKRGIALMQQYLNAPLEGILFDIQYNSFWYPAWGERPANHQAAQEIARQQYSQLPKLIPIYGHRYMPTEPHEVGNPVLSVHQTDVIPYGVDLEDYVQIEFGDKLYTDMQFEKIKHIRFWLELDS; this is encoded by the coding sequence ATGAACATATCCAAAATCAAACAATTGCTGACATCGAACGAGGTTAGCCTGCATCCCGGTCTGTCTGACGAAACAATTCATACCATCGAAACCTTCTACCAATTCCGTTTCCCACCGGATCTGCGCCAATTGCTGTCACAGGTTCAGCCAACTGGTAGGGGTTTTCCGATATGGGGAGATTTTTCAAAACGAGGAATCGCTTTGATGCAACAGTATTTGAACGCACCGTTGGAAGGTATCCTATTTGACATCCAATATAATTCCTTCTGGTATCCAGCATGGGGAGAGCGTCCTGCGAACCACCAAGCAGCTCAGGAGATCGCCAGACAACAGTATTCCCAATTACCAAAGCTCATTCCTATCTACGGTCATCGCTACATGCCAACCGAGCCGCATGAAGTCGGCAATCCTGTATTGTCTGTACACCAGACCGATGTGATTCCTTACGGTGTCGATCTGGAAGACTATGTTCAGATAGAGTTTGGAGACAAGCTGTATACAGATATGCAATTCGAGAAGATCAAGCACATCAGATTCTGGCTTGAATTGGACTCTTAG